The Fervidobacterium sp. sequence CACCAAAGATAGAAGAAATCGTTAACAAAAGTAACATTAAAGAAGGGATTTGCCTTGTATCTGCAATGCACATAACAGCCGGAATTATTGTCAACGATAACGAATCAGGTCTTCACAAAGACATATGGAATTGGCTCGAAAAACTCGCACCAGAAGGGAATTACCATCATCATTTAACCGGAGAAACAAACGGTGACGCGCATTTAAAACGTATATTAGTACATCATCAAGTTATATTACCCGTTACCAATGGCAAGTTAGACTTAGGTCCATGGGAAGAAGTCTTTTATGCTGAATTCGATGGACAAAGAAGGAAAAGGGTTGTGGTGAAAGTAATCGGTGAGTAGTTAAATAAAGATATTGGAGCTGGATACCAGATGGAAAGAATTTTGAAATTTGTTCTTGATTCGATTATAGAAGGTA is a genomic window containing:
- a CDS encoding secondary thiamine-phosphate synthase enzyme YjbQ, which produces MKSYTEYLWFNTSKRKELILITPKIEEIVNKSNIKEGICLVSAMHITAGIIVNDNESGLHKDIWNWLEKLAPEGNYHHHLTGETNGDAHLKRILVHHQVILPVTNGKLDLGPWEEVFYAEFDGQRRKRVVVKVIGE